In the genome of Nycticebus coucang isolate mNycCou1 chromosome 12, mNycCou1.pri, whole genome shotgun sequence, the window tttcctcatctcccaagtggtaaaaaggaaaaaaacccaaagcctATATGTGTGTGCAGAGGAGATGAGTAGCAGGGCCTATAGCAGTATCTTTATTGCAGACAGAAAGCTCTGGAGGTCTTTGGGGATAGGGGTGGAATTAGAAAGGTTGATGAGCACTGGGTTTACTAAGAACATCTGGGTGGGTATTGAAGCGGCCTGGAGTTAGGGGAAAACAGAAACTAAGagatatgggcggcacctgtggctcaaaggggtagggcaccggccccatatgccggaggtggcaggttcaaacccagccctggccagaaactgcaaaaaaaaaaagaaagaaagagaaaagaaactaagAGATATTTAGATAAGAACTTGACAAAATCTTTGAGAATGGGAAAGGATTAAAAGAGCCTAAGGAGAGAGTTACAGATCTTGAGATGAAGAGGCCTAGGAACGGATCAGGAAGATAGACAAGAATTACTCTGGAAGTAATTCAGATGTCCCAAGGCCCAGAGATATTCAAGAGAGCTAAATAGAAGGCCAGGTTctaattccttcttcctcttctaccCCTTGCCTTTTCAGCTTCCATCATGTGGAACACTTCCCATGCCAACTTCTCCTGCTACCACGAGTCTGTGCTAGGCTATCGTTATGTGGCAGTTAGCTGGGGGGTGGTGGTGTGCGTGACAGGCACTGTGGGCAATGTGCTCACCCTACTGGCCTTGGCCATCCAGCCCAAGCTCCGTACCCGATTCAACCTGCTCATCGCCAACCTCACACTGGCTGATCTGCTCTATTGTACCCTTCTCCAGCCCTTCTCTGTGGACACCTACCTCCACCTGCACTGGCGCACGGGGGCCACCTTTTGCAGGGTATTTGGACTCCTCCTTTTTGCTTCCAACTCTGTCTCCATCCTCACCCTCTGCCTCATTGCACTAGGACGCTACCTCCTCATTGCTCACCCTAAGCTCTTTCCCCGAGTTTTCAGTGCAAAGGGGATAGTGCTGGTATTGATGAGCACCTGGGTTGTGGGTATAGCCAGCTTTGCCCCGCTCTGGCCTATTTATATCTTAGTACCTGTAGTTTGCACCTGCAGCTTTGACCGTATCCGAGGCCAGCCTTACACCACCATCCTCATGGGCATCTACTTTGTGCTTGGGCTCAGCAGCGTTGGCGTCTTCTACTGCCTCATCCACCGCCAGGTGAGACGAGCAGCCCAGGCGCTGGAGCAATACAAGCTGAGACAGGCGAGCGTTCGCTCCGACCACGTGGCTGGGGTGGACGAGGCCATGCCTGGTCGTTTCCAGGAGCTGGACAGCAGGCTGGCATCAGGAGGGCCCAGTGAGGGAACTTCATCTGAGCCAGTTAGTGCTGCCACCACCCAGACCCTGGAAGGAGACTCATCAGAAGTGGGAGACCAGAGAAACAACGAAGTAGCTAagcagaagacagagaaaagccCTCCAGAAGCATCTTCCAAAGCCCGGCCCACTAAAGGAGCCCAAAGAGTTCAAGACTCTTCCTCAGAGTTTGGGAAGGTTACTCGAATGTGTTTTGCTGTGTTCCTCTGCTTTGCCCTGAGCTACATACCCTTCTTGCTACTCAACATCCTGGACACCAAGGTTCAGGCTCCCCGGGTGGTTCACATGCTTGCTGCCAACCTCACCTGGCTCAATGGTTGCATCAACCCTGTGCTCTATGCAGCCATGAACCGCCAATTCCGCCAAGCATACAGCTCCCTCTTAAAACGAGGGCCCCAGAGTTTCCGTAGCTTTCATTAGAACTATGTCTTTTGTCACCAGAATCCAGGACTGTTTCCTCCAGAACCGAAGTGGCCAGTTGACAGGAAAATAGGTGAAAGAAAGACTTGTGGGCATTTTCAAAGACAACCTCTCCCCAGCCCCTAAACCAAGTGTGTTCATCCTTTAAACAATGTTTCAGCCCAAGGCTGCCTAAGGAGTATTATTgattattaataaatgaattctgTGCTTTTAATGCTCAGGTGTGCTCTCTGGGGAAGAAGGAAATAGACCAGGGTTGGTTTGGTGCTGGAACCTAATAGCTGAGAATTTGGGGGGACCCATGTCAGAGCAGGAGCAAGAAGCAGCTGGCTTGGGAGATAGCCTTCAGCTAGGTTACAAAACATATGAAGTGGCTTAAGCAGATTagccttgggtggcgcctatggctcagtcggtaaggcgccggccccatatgccgagggtgggttcaaacccagccccggctgaactgcaaccaaaaaatagccgggagttgtggcgggcacctgtagtcccagttactcgggaggctgaggcaagagaaacgcttaagcccagaagttggaggttgctgtgagctgtgtgaggccacggcactctaccaagggccataaagtaagactctgtctctacaaaaaaaaaaaaagtgagactctgtctctacaaaaaaaaaaagattagccttTTTAACTTCTGAGAAATGCCCCCTTCCCCTATGCTGCTGCCAGGATCCCCCCATCTTTGCAAACAGATTTATTCAGCTCAAAAAAGTTTTatacagcctgagcaagagcaagaaccccatctctaaaaataatagaaaaattagctgggtgcaatggtgtgcacctgtagtcccagctacttggcaggctgaggcaggatgattgcttaaacccaggagtttaagattgcagtGAACTTTGgaattgtgtcaggcacctgtagtcctagctactagggaggctgaggcaagagaattgcttgagcccaagagttggaggttgctgtgagctatgacgttacagcactctactgagggtgacaaagtgagactctgtcccagttaaaaaaaaaaaaaaaaagattgcagtgAACTCTGATGATGTCAttgcctgggtaacagaatgagaccctgtttcaaaaagaaacaaaatacataatCCAGCTTTGATATCCACACCATTGTGTCTAGCTCCCTGGCCCTTTTCTACACAAGGGGGATAGTCATGGAGGGGGACTCCTTGATCTGTGAAAATGGACCTAAGCTTAGCTAAGGCAAAGGCAGACAAAGTCTCCAGCTGCCCCAGTAGGCTTTCACTTATTAGAGCTGATTCACTTGAATCCCAGGTGTTCCCTTCCCTGAACTTGTTATCCTGGCTTATGAAAGCAAAAGAACAGAGATTCTAGTTAAGATGGTCagcagggcggggcctgtggctcagtgggcaggcagccggccctatatacggagggtggtgggtttgaacccagctctggccaaactgcaacaaaatatctatatctatatctatctatatctatatatatatatgtctatatatatatatgtctatatatatatctatatatatagccgggcgttgtggcaggcacctgtagtcccagctactcgggagactgaggcaagagaatcgcctaagcccaggagttggacgttgctgtgaactgtaatgctacagcactctactgagggcgacaaagtgaaactctgtctctaaaaagaaaaaaaacaagaacaacaacaaaaagagggTTAGCAGGCCAGGAGAGGGGGAAACCGTACCATTTCTTTCCTCCAGCATGACCAACCTCCTATCACTGTGTGCATGCTTAGCCTTAAGAACCTGTGGCCACCAGGTGACGCTGGTTCTCTGTGTTTCCTTTCTGGTTTCCCAGTAGAGCACAGACGATTTCAGCGGAGACTCCTGACCAGAAGTACAGATGGGGACCTGCACTCTCCCTCTCTCAAAGCttaggaagaaaagcaaagaatgagatatttattattcatgaaattttttttctttttttttttaattaaatcatagctgtgtacattaatgtgatcatggggcaccatacactggttttatagaccgtttgacacattttcatcacactggttaacatagccttcctggcattttcttagttattgtgttaagacatttatattctacacttactaagtttcgcatgtccccttgtaagacgcaccgcaggtgtcatcccaccaatcaccctccctctgccctatTCATGAGATATTGTCTACTTGGGGGAGGATCTGGGGAAAGTATCACAGGAAACACCATGATGTCACTGAGGAGCGAATGCTGACATGAACACTCTAGGTATGTGCTGCCCCTCCCTACCCCCATatccatgttttttgttttatttgttttttgatacagtctTACTTTTTTGTCCTCACCCTCCGTAGAGCGCTATGAtttcatagctcatggcaacctcaaactcttgaccttaagcaattctcttgcctcagcctcctaagtagctgggactacaagctcctgccacaatgcccagcttttttcaGAGAccggatctcattcttgctcaggttggtctcaaactcctgagcttaagtgatccacctatcttggcctcccaaagtgctaggattacaggcatgggccaatGCACCCAGCCCCACATCCATGGTTTGAGAGAACAAAGTGAAGTTTGAAGAGATTTAAACAAAGGCAGAAGAACCACGGTGGACAGATAGATACCCTCACATGCAACACACTTCCAGGGCCCAGGAATCCTGAGTCCTAACCTGGAACATGCACTTCGATGTCCTTCTTCCACAAAAATCATAGCAGCCTAAACTGAGCAAATGGGTCTAGACAAGTGAACGGCAGGACCAGTGCAGTGCACAGATGAAGGTTTCAGTCAAGGCTCTCTGATAATTAGCTCTGTGAACCTGGCAGATCTCTGGACCACATTGGGCCTCACATTTTATCTGTACAAACTGGGGTTTAGGGTGTACTCTTACCATGTTCCCAGTGTAGTTTTACATCCTGTAAATACATTATTTCATGTAATCCTCACAGAACTACCATGAGTATCTGGTATCTCTttcttacaaatgagaaaattgaagcgCAAAAGGTTAAATGATTTGTCCAAGATCAGAGGGCTAGTAAGCATGTAGCTAACCACTACAGGACAGCTGCTGTCTTTCTAAAACTAAAATCAAGTGACCAGGTGATCCCTAGCAGTCCTTCGTACTCAGACCTTCTGAGAATCTGAAAAGCAACAAGTCTTTGAAGGGCtgtaaaagaatttattttaatatttttcgaAAGCAATGCAAAAATGTTGTCAACTGAAAAGGAGCTATAGGGACTGAGGTTAGACTCAGAAAGGACTTCCCAAGCATCCGTTGCTGGAAAAAAATTACTCAGAGGACGTTGGAAAAAATGACTCAAGAGGACAGAAGGAGCAGGCGAGCAGAGAGGACAGATCTTAGCAAGCAAGTGGCCTCTTCCTTTCTCGCCCTCCACCACCCAAACATCCACCCCTGGCTCCTAATTTCAGTAagggcagaaagaaggaaaagaaaaggaagaaaaacaaggcTTTCTTCAGGCGTTCTCTCTCTGTCTATACCCTAGGTCCCTGACGGTGCATTGCTCACGCGTGTCTTGGggaggtgtgtgtggtgtgggggCCCTGTATGCTCACGAGTGTGAGCCAGTGCCTGTCTCTCTTGTCTCTTTATCTCTGTCAGTCTCCCGCCCGAGCCGAGCTCTATCGCTGACTTTCTGACGCTATCTCTCGCGGCTTCTCTTTGTCTCTCCCCATCTGTCCGTCTCTCCTGTAGGCTGTCTTCATCTCTTGTACCTCTGTTATCGCCTTTTTTTCTCCTGAGCTCGTTCTCTCCCTCCCACAAGCCCCCCTCCCCGCGCCGGGTCCCCCGCCCGGCTGCTCTTGCTCGTTTGCACGCTCTCTCTCTTTCGCTGTCTCTTACAGGCAGATTTATGGTCAGCCCAGGGCTTTTCATTGGCCAAGCGCTGACAGAACATGATTTAATGCCGCCTCTCATTGGCTGAGCTTGACAGGCCGATTTACGAGTCACTCTACTATTGGCCAAACCGCCTCGGCCCTGATTTATGGCTCAGTGGCTGCGGCTGGGGGGGTGCAGCTGGGGAATAAGGATGCCCCTCCCCTCGCCGCCGCCTCCCTCTCCCGCTCCCtcgctctctctccccttctctcctagcttttccccccattctttcCCTCCCCTCAAGGAATTGCGCTCCCTCTACCTGTTCCACAAGCCCCCTCCTCCCTTCATCCACTGGGAGGGAAAATGGGGTGTGGTGATGAGAACTGAAGGGAAGATGGGGTCTGGAAGGGCACCTGTGGGCGGGGGAGTCAGGGCTGCGCAGGGGCCgagcagggagaggaaaggagactGCACCGGGAGAGGACACTGAGCTAAAGAGTGAAGGGGAAACTGAGGGGGCAAAAAGAGGACAGGAAGAATAGAAGGCTGAAGGAGAGAGAGGGTTGAGGAGATAAAGCGGAGGAGCGTccgaagagagaaaggaggagagacagAAACGAGGGCGCATTTGGGGGACAAATAGGCTGGAGCAGGAAGATCCGGCCCCCAGAGGGGCTTGACTTTTCAAACCTTACTGTCCAGACTGAATAACAGAAGGAAATTTCCTTTAAATGCAACGCCTCTGAAAAGGGAAAGGCATAGAGAGGAGCAAAGACATAGAGAAAGGCGCACTAGAGAGGTGGAAGATTGGAATGATTTTTAATATCAGGGGGAAAatgtgttaatttaaaaaaaagatgagagagaagCCAGGAAGGACAACTGGAAGGTAATAGCaaagcagagaaggagggagaaggataGAGAACTCATGGGGAAGATCAGAACTAAGGGCGGGGGTGGGAGAGCAGGGTACAGTAAGAAAATACTaatccaggcggcgcctgtgcttTAATGGGTagcgtgctggccccatatatgagggtggtgggttcaaacccggctccagcaaactgcaacaaaaagtagctgggcgttgggcggcgcctgtggctcaaggagtagggcgctggtcccatatgccggaggtggcgggttcaaacccagccccagccaaaaaccacacaaaaaaaaagtagctgggcattgtggagggcgtagtcccagctactcgggagcctgaggcaagagaattccctaaGCCCGAGCTGTAATGCCTGCTGTGTAAGGAAGCTGGGAATGTAGGGCTCAGGGCATTTCATAGGAGTCTCTGCTCCCGACCtgtggcactctacagagggtgataaagtgagactctgtctcaaaaaaaaaagaaagaaagaaagaaagaaaaagaaaatactaatccCCAGAGGAAATATGGAGGGAAAGGACCTCTACTTCTCTCTATGCAGATCCACTTGTGTCTTCCTGTGGAAAGTCAGGCATCTCTGCCTCCCCCGTCCAGACGTTCTGCTTCCTCAAGGCTGCAGTAGGCTCCCCATTCCATATACCTCACTCCTCCCTCTTACCCACCTCCCCAGTTAAATTTATGAGTCCACGGTTAGCCTTAAGGAATTGGAAATATTTATGCTTCTTTGAGAGTAAGGTTTGTAAGGTGATAAATAAGGGGCCATGGAGGGTGCAGTTGGGGGCTTCTATTTTTAACATGGCCACTTTCCCAAGGCCCCCACCCACCCAGTCCCTCTCATCCTGAGCCATGAGAAGGGAGTGTAGAGGGAGGTGGGTAATGAGTTTCAGATATCAGAAAGGGAGTATGACCATCCTGGAGAGCCCCTCAGAGGACTGCAGAGCTTTGCAGCATAAAGAAGGAATTGAAGGCAGATAGGGGAGGAACTTTCCAAGCATCCTGGCATTATTATAGCCCCTGGAGGGCAGTTACAGCATTTTTGTAGAAGATGAGAAGCATGTTTCCCCTCTGTTCTCTTAAACTGAGTTGCTGAAGGATAGGAGAGAGGAGTGGAGAAATTAAGAGGCAGAATTCTCAGGCTtgggccaggtacggtggctcacgcctgtaatcccagcactctgggaggccgagatgggtggattgcctgagctcgcaggtttgagaccagtctaagacagagcaagacctcatctctaaaaatagcggggcgttttgtggtgggcacctgtagtcccagctacttgggatgctgaggcaagagaattgcttgagcccatgagtttgaggttgctgtgagctatgacacaatggcactataccaagggtgacaaagtgagaacttgtttccaaaaaaaaaaaggcacacacacacgtacacacacacaaggaGAAGAAGATCTGAAATCCCTCATCTCCCATAGACCACAGTCTGGATTTCTAGGAAAGGAGGCTAGGAAGGTAGGACTCagtccccccccacacacacacacacagacacacacacacacacagtgctagCTGAGAATTA includes:
- the GPR84 gene encoding G-protein coupled receptor 84, producing the protein MWNTSHANFSCYHESVLGYRYVAVSWGVVVCVTGTVGNVLTLLALAIQPKLRTRFNLLIANLTLADLLYCTLLQPFSVDTYLHLHWRTGATFCRVFGLLLFASNSVSILTLCLIALGRYLLIAHPKLFPRVFSAKGIVLVLMSTWVVGIASFAPLWPIYILVPVVCTCSFDRIRGQPYTTILMGIYFVLGLSSVGVFYCLIHRQVRRAAQALEQYKLRQASVRSDHVAGVDEAMPGRFQELDSRLASGGPSEGTSSEPVSAATTQTLEGDSSEVGDQRNNEVAKQKTEKSPPEASSKARPTKGAQRVQDSSSEFGKVTRMCFAVFLCFALSYIPFLLLNILDTKVQAPRVVHMLAANLTWLNGCINPVLYAAMNRQFRQAYSSLLKRGPQSFRSFH